From the Athene noctua unplaced genomic scaffold, bAthNoc1.hap1.1 HAP1_HAP1_scaffold_66, whole genome shotgun sequence genome, one window contains:
- the LOC141955010 gene encoding zinc fingers and homeoboxes protein 1-like, whose protein sequence is MLACPQLPRLKLGHSTSPPAPCSGGEHEAFSGRLPQAHYRQQDFEKALCEYSNCLLLLPPSNIAMRQDVQEGQARCLCRLGRHKEALDIAEKMRSSATNTDHLTMVLNLQFSIYQGLENVEKKITCLQQLICLHPFNPWYWKLLAEVYMSLLQSLSSSVIPETNINQSEEVIVRGGSFKTSTGREINLQPHRSDSQKEDAWSGLATETKSENAVTCSSSQAVKEFLCASEELERMDEGEHTASESWEQNMSKKVGIKACASFIRARLLLQLTRLQQSSFALENNIEGQKEIDDKVARLGFGENSLLLMIKEFSSGKIV, encoded by the exons ATGCTAGCCTGCCCCCAGTTACCGAGGTTGAAGCTGGGTCACAGCACCTCACCACCAGC cccatgCAGCGGGGGAGAGCATGAGGCCTTCTCAGGGCGCCTGCCCCAGGCACACTACCGGCAGCAGGACTTTGAG AAAGCCCTGTGTGAATATTCAAACTGCTTACTACTCTTACCTCCCAGTAACATTGCAATGAGACAAGATGTCCAAGAGGGCCAGGCTCGGTGTTTATGTCGCTTAGGAAGGCATAAGGAGGCTCTGGATATTGcagaaaaaat gAGAAGCAGTGCTACTAACACAGATCACTTAACAATGGTTCTCaacctgcagttttccatttaccagggtctggaaaatgtagaaaaaaagatcacatgcCTGCAGCAACTGATCTGCTTACATCCTTTCAACCCTTGGTACTGGAAGTTACTTGCTGAAGTTTATATGAGCCTTTTACAGAGCTTGTCTTCATCAGTCAttccagaaacaaatataaatcagTCTGAAGAGGTTATTGTAAGGGGTGGTAGTTTCAAAACATCGACTGGAAGAGAGATTAATTTGCAGCCTCACAGATCAGACAGCCAGAAAGAAGATGCTTGGTCCGGCCTTGCTACAGAAACCAAGAGTGAGAATGCAGTGACTtgtagcagcagccaggctgtaaaAGAATTCCTCTGCGCTTCAGAAGAACTGGAAAGGATGGACGAAGGGGAACACACAGCCTCTGAGTCCTGGGAGCAGAACATGTCGAAGAAAGTTGGGATAAAGGCATGTGCCTCATTTATTAGAGCAAG gcttttaCTTCAGCTTACTCGGTTACAGCAGTCATCCTTTGCGTTAGAAAATAACATAGAAGGTCAAAAAGAAATTGATGACAAAGTGGCACGACTTGGTTTCGgtgaaaactccttgctgttgaTGATCAAG gaattttcctCTGGCAAAATTGTATGA